In Oreochromis aureus strain Israel breed Guangdong linkage group 9, ZZ_aureus, whole genome shotgun sequence, the genomic window TGCAGAGTATTTATCTGCAGTGGAAGAACAGCTTGTGTAAACATTATGTAGCAGGAGATTGATTATTTTCTTAATCGTTTCCCTCTCAAGGTCATTCAGTGTCAGCACCCACCGAGTACGGGGCAGGAGGCCGGTTTAAAGGTCTCGCACTGCAGACAGCGGGCGTCCAGGAAGTCGCTGTAGGACGAGCAGGGGTAACCGGTGAGGGTGCAGGTTCGGTTCAGAGCGCACAGGAACAGGAAGACGGAGCGCTGATGGTCACACACAAAGTAAGATTTACCTGGAGGACAGAGATCACACTGCGCTCAGCACATGTGTGTTATTTAATGTGTGTGCGTCTCCCTAGTTTGTGTGTGAGCTCACCTGAAAAGATGGTTTTGGGACACCCCGGCTGGTCGGCGCCTCCGTTGGCGTAGAAGTCAATATGACCATGAGCTCCTCTCAGTCCAAAGGCTGCGCACAGAGAGCACAACGTGTAACACCAGGACTCTTACATGAGGTCACAAAGGTTTATTGCTTTTTAATAATCTCACAGGCGTTCCCTCACAGAGCTCAATCAGCCCCTAAAACAGAAATTTAAGGCTGAGAGAGACGTTTCTCATCAGGTCGCACATACTGTAAatatacatatctatatatGAAACTGTAACGCTGTTGATATCACAGTGAGAGAGGAGAGTCTGACTGTGTTCTCTAAATCTGACTCCAGAGTTTAGATCAAAGGGTTCAGGTaacctttttcattttaatttattttgttttaaattgtaagtttatttatacatttaaaaatcatGATAACCTTtgtagtaataaaataacaatattaatcattaatcattttcatttattaataattatacTTGTATagtgatttaaataaaaaaaatcctaatgtCAACTTTTTTTATGATATATTTTTGTATGGCTACAAATTgtgaattaaaaatatttataataatatttatctttttaataaAAAGGTAAGATGTGTTAAATAATAACtagaattaattaaaattatattaacatttttaGTCAGTTATATAACTATATTTATATAACTGGCTActaatttcagaaaaaaataatgctcATAAACAGAACGATCTCTATTTCTAATGCCAactttttttattaatagaaaTGTGGAATATTtccaaataacaataataattcataataatattcatgcttttagtttaaggaaaaacattttaatacaaataagtaaaatatatatatatatatgaatatgaatAATTTATGATCAGTAAATATATGTATTCATCTATATATAAAAGGATATATACAAGAAGGAAAAAGATTTGAATGATTTACCAGATAAtgatgcaaaaacatttttaaggaaCTGGGACTGATTAATAGAAGATCCTGTAAGAGCAGCTGTGACCTCAGAGGCAACACTAGTGTTTGTAAGATTTAGTTTTTGTTCCTCACACCATGAGAACTAAAAGCTATTTATTTTCCAGTAAATAGTTGGCCTGCTTTCTTTGTgtgtaaatgataaaaaaagggttaatattaaaatgatattaaatcactatttaaaatattattaattcAGAAGCTCTGCATTAGATGCTTACAGTTCATGTCAGTGTGAAGGACGTCCACAAACATGGCGTCCGAGGGGTCCAGCCTCTCCTCCGGCGTGGCCCTGGTGAACATCGGTCCAGCAGGGTCCAGACCTGGAGAagaggaaggaaagaaagaaggaaggaaagaagcaAGGAAGCATGTGAGTGCTTTTGTAGTTTTCCACCTGCTCACTCCACAGCGCTGCTTTTATTAAACTTAAAGGTTAAGAACATCTGACATAAATACATGATAATGAAGTACATTTACTCACATACTGGACCGCTCTGAGGTTCTTTATTTTACCTGTGATACGGCCAATCTTCCCCTTCAGGTTTGCTCCCACAAAACCAGCCAGGTGAGCTCCCAGACTGACACCGATCAGGTGAACTGAGCTCAGAGAGGCTCCTTCAGCCTGtgggcacaaaacaaaagctCACCGTTACAGGCGAGGTATAACTCTGTCATAAAGGCTTTTTAAATATACAGGATGACAAAGGGCATGAAAGAACTGCTGATTTTCACACAACCATGTCATCTAATctctttactttttctttactAAAATTTTATGTACCCACAAAGTGGCAAAAGCACCAAAATTTAGATCCATTCTTAAGTACTTGAAGGACCTGTAACCAGGGAAATATTTAATACTTGTAATTTAAAAACATCTGTACACCGGCTGAACTGCTAATTCTAGACTTTGAGCCCGACTTTTTGGGTAGGGAAATGGATTTGGTGCCATTTAGAGCATTTTAATGTATGTTTCTGATAAATAACCTGGCGGTCAGAATCATTGTATGAACAATCTGTCCAAAGTTtgcaaagttttatttattctgttctgtgtctttgctttgCATTGGTACACTTTGCCAACTGAGACTACTAGAAACAGTAACTTGAACCATGGCCACTACTGGCTCCAATAATCCAGGATGGTGAGAACCATGAAACTAAAGTGGACGTTCAAATCTCAAACCTATGAGTGATGCTGCAACTGGGTGATATACTGCTTCCATCCTGCAGTCTGTTGGTTCAACAATAGACTGCAGGATGATTACAGGAAGGGAAAATAAACATTTGGACTAAAGGTCTGTCTCACCTCCATCATCATGATGAAGCCCGTCAGGTTGAGAGCGGCCTCTCTGGTGTAAGTCACAGCAGTGAAGTAGTTGAGGTTGGCCGCCCCTTTGTTCCAGTCCACCACGATGATGTTCATGTCCTCCTGCTCAGCTAGCAGGTGGACTATGTGGTTGATCCAGATAGGGGGCGCGCCGGTGGGCCGGTAGCCATGGATGACAAAAGCGGTGGGACGGGAGAGGCTGAAGAGCGGCTGTGAGGACAGGTGGTGGTGGTTCAATTCGCGGCCACAGTCGAGGTTGGAGCGAGTGTAGAGCAGGAGTCGCACATACAGGCTGGTTCCCACGAAGCAGTGGGTCAGGTCGAGGTCAGTGAAGTTATCACAAGATTCGCCTGTTTCACTTTCCTGCTGGCCTGGAGTCACAACACGGAAGATCAGGAAGTTGTAATATAAACTCAACTTTTACAGATGAATTTAGGTTTTTATGtagaattaaaatgaaaaacaggccCAAAGTTTCTACAGGCTACAAAGGGAATAtttgtttcatccatttcagtTTAGCAGatttttatatcattttaaaGCTAAGGTACTAAATAATTTCAAGGTAAAGAGTCAATGATACTAATGAGCCCCAACAATCGGTCTGACCTCTGTAGACCGCAGCTCTACAGGAATACCTCTTCTTTATTTATGATGACAATATTAAAGgctattatttttttagcaAAATAACAGCTTCAAGCAGACAGCCAGTATCATCATGGATGATTCATAAACTGAATCATGGATCCAGGCTGACATTAGAGGCACAATCCACAGACGGACAGTAACAGGTTCAAAAACTGTGAAACTGCAGCAGTTTGAAAGGCATTTCATTTTTTAGCTTCTTCACATTACTTTGGATTGtgttaactgaaaaataaacactATTAATGACTCATTTTATGTCAAACTTTTATCTAATAATTGGTTTTGAATTCAGATAATAGCCTATCTACTGACAGGTTTGCTAGTTAgagttaattaattaattaaaagtaaGATTTAGTTAGTTAGCTTAAGCTAGCTAGTGAGGGGTCTgacaaaatgcttttgccattatgtaatctgtaacttccacatagtatgctgatcagtgtgattttcaatgattaaactgtagtagagacgagcaaacatattggcagatctgagaagaaagaacctttgttatgaaaatgattttaatcttttatacatgattgcatttgagcttattaaagagctgtggctcctggtcaagtgagggtcagaaactcttggcaggcgttaatgatcagccaatacacggtgaggaggacaggagctctgaaaggaattgcaacacacctgcttacatgacaaaCGCCTGgagttatttttatcttttattacttatattctttagagctaagatttaagtttgtatcatttatcacttatatcctttgaagtaagttttaagtttcatttatgttcagtttaagcaagtttccttcatggtttgagtatcatcatttgagtgtgacatttagtctagaagtcacacatagttcagctgtgtatgagcacaggccttatgtctggctaggacgagaggtgtgaggtgagccggggtgcaggagaggtcatgacacatacatagcatacacagcaggcacccacacactcacacacacacgtacacaccatagtagattcattttagtaggtaagaagttaagatgtgtttttgctgcaattgcaaaCTGTGCCGGCATATTGTCAGATggttacaggaagtgcacctgatgttctgGGAGATAAGAATGCGCTCATGGtgcgacaccgggatggagatgagacgtaatgttcttaaaactatgttaaaagttaacgggacattttgtggtttaggttgacgtaagctgtattgtgtctgttttgcaaaagggggggctttgttgtcttacccatataaaacctttgtctaattattgtaagttcagttcgatcgctgactttgcccagcgtCGGACTCCGCacgtgtaatcaataaatctttgctctgatcacatcttctggaccagagttgttatttgcttgtgagccctccgtactccttttctccaatttttgaaccttaacactagCTTAAGCCAAAATACTGTCATCAGCAGTGTTGTTTCATTTCACACACTCGTCCCTCTACAAATAatccataaaataaaaaacatttcaaactgcTTGCTAAAACCAATGATTAATGTTCTGTTGCAGTCTACGTCTTAAATTAACATTAGCTACATGTTAAAGCTAGCTAGTTAGCTTTGTAGATATATAAATGAGCTGATTTATGCAGCCAGTGACAAAATATAGGATTTGTTAGTGCCTTTTTTGAATTAATAAAGTGTAGACAGTCTCTGTAGTAGTTCTTTTGCAGTTTGCAGAAACATTAGCCTAATATTAGCCTAACACAGTTGCTATTTCTATTTTAGTAACTAACTTTTGCTGGATCGCTACCTTCTGGGACTGTATTCTCTTATTGAACTTGTTCCATCTCTGAGGAGAGGTGAaaggtatttttgttttccataATAATTTGTGAAAACTTTATCTGTCATAAATCACAGATAACTGAGCAAACAAACTTTTTGAGCTCCTTATTTGCTAAATTTGGTCTGAATATGAAGTAGAAACATTTTCTTCTGCAGATATGATATAACGTTGAGTTTAAAGTAGGCCTCTTATGTTTTTCCTTATTTAATTTATACAAATAATCCCCACTCTAAATATGCTGCTTCACACAGAGGGGGCAGCCTTaggcacagaagccccacccatcTGATGTTTGAACCTTCTGATTAAAAAGGGCTTCCAATCAGACGGGAGGTTACTTAAAGAGGGACGGAATAAATTCCTTgtttcagacacacacaggatgaaTTGAGGGGCTACACTCAGGCCCAGTatgagataaataaggattattttgatcAGAAATTTGCAATACTATTCTAgatatatttgtatatttgatatttttttaattgggactgttcatatgtatatagtgcCGCAGAACTGTGCACCTTACCACCCCTCTTTTTTCCCACATCTGCGCTGGGTAGCACACCGTACATGTGCATAGTGACAATAAAaggtattctattctattctattctattctattctattctattctagtaGAGCTAAAAATTTGCATAATGTCCACTTTAAACTCACACCTGATGGCAAGTGTTCTCTTGTTTACCCTAGCTTGTGTATTGCTAATTTCTTGACATATTTTCTGTCACTGGACTGACGCAATGACTGATGTTTATCACCtgcaaatataaaaagcatttattgaCCCAAGCAGGCAGCTCAATGTGACACAAAGAAACTAAACAAGAGTTCAAAAGATAGCAGCAGAAATGATAACTAccctataaaataaaacaacagaggGTAAATTTGGCTGTTGTTGGCCACCTTTTTAAAACCTGGATGTGAGAAAATGTTCCCATGaccaggtcaaaggtcattagATTAGTTTACAGTTCAGTGTTCACTGTAAACGCTCGGATCAGGTCTGTTTTTCCGATAGCGACGCTGGGTGTTAGTTTAGTCTCTTTAGCTCTGTGCTGATTAATCTCACAGCTGAGATAGCAGGGAGTCTCGTTAGCTTGTTTAAAGTGTCTGTAGCCTGCATGTTGTCAACTATCCAGACTGTGAAGCACTTAGTGTGACTGGGTTATTATAACCATGCTTATTATTGAAAGGGTTGTTGTTtgtgagccctttcctctaagACACTCAATCGTGATTATCACCATCCTAATACAGAGGCTTAACCCAGGAgagcatttttaattaaattaggaGAAATAAGTGAATACTTGTGAGTCAATCTGGGCTGCACCTTTATAGGTATTTTTGTAATCTCAGGGGTCTCCACAATGTGCACACACAGGATATTTTTTGATGTGGGAGTTTGTGGGGCTTGACTCATGTTTTGGATGCAGCCTCTGGTGGACATTAGAAGCATTGCAGTTTTTGGTAACAGTTCCCCAATTTACAACAGCAATAATCATGTTTACAGCCTTGTAGAAAAACAAGTTTCAGTTCCTTCCATCATAAGAGCTGCACATGGGGTGAATCTTATTATAATACACCCATCTGGATACTGGAATTAGGGGCACCTGGATTGACAGGTGTCTTGACGCAGGAAGCTTTAGCTGTTAACTGTTTGCTAAGCCTCACCTTTGCTGACTTGAGTCACTAAACTGGACCTCTGcacagtgtttgtgctgcaaaaaaccTGCACAAAGTCATCTCAGACtctgcaggcctcagttagcgTGTTAAATGTTCCAAATGATCCAGTCGAGATTATTTGAAAGAGCTGCCAGGAGAAAGGCTCTTCTCTCTAATAAGTGACAAtgcagcttaggtttgcaaaactGGAGATGTTTGACaataatgcacagcaccacatttggagaaaaccaaTCAGCACAAGAGCctcataccagctgtcagcacGTAGGTGGAGAGCTGATGATTTGGGAACCAGCcagtcaaccatgaactcctctgtataacAAAGTATTCTAGTCAAATGTAAGGATCTGTCTGACAGttaaagcttggctgaaactgggtcatgcaacagggcAATGATCGCCAGCACAGCAGCACATCTAGAACAGAGTggctgaaaaaggaaagaataaaagtgctgcaaagtccagacctcagcctGACTAAGGTCTGGACTTCATCACCCATCACCCAACTGTGATGGGTCctaaagagagctgtgcatagaTGGATGTCCACAAACCTCAATCAACTGAAAGAACATCGTAAAGACTCCACAACCATGTGAGAGACTAATGAAGCCAAACAGAAACATTCATATAGATTTATTACAGCTAGCTCTGCGGACTGTGTACAGTccagatcagtgtgtgtgtgttatgggTGGAGGTTTGACTCCCTCTGTGAGCAGCTCACACCTGAGCGCAACACTGCCCTCAATTGGATCAGACTGCTATAAAAAAGCACTCATCCAATCAGCACCCACCCCACCTGGAACACAACAGGTGATTACagctggcacacacacacacacacacacacacacacacacacacacacacacacacacacattagtaAACTATATAAATGAGTGGCTAACAGGCTGCTTATTTACTTTAACACTACCAGACAGAAACTTTCCATTTTAAACTCCTCACTGGAGCAGAGTCGGTGATGACTTTAAATATTCCTCACACTTCAGaaagctctttctctctccacaAACACTCAGAAtgtctgtttctgtttatttagagaaacagacacaattatttttaactttatctTGAAGATAAAGCTGAGCATAAATCAGGATTTAAACTTTCGCTCTGTTGAAAAACTGGACTTACCTTTGCAGAGCACAAGGAGCCCCAGCAGAGCCAGGAGCTTGCGGGACAGCATCCTTCCCACGACCACAGTGACGCAGAGACAACGATCAAGCCGAGGAGACTCGCTGCGAGGAAGGTAGGAGATCTAAATGCAGTGTGAGGACaactgaaaggaggagggagtGCTGACAGAGAATAgatgagggagggaggagggaggaaaGGAGGTGGTGTCTTTACTTGGATCAGTTTCTAGAAGAgtggagagaggaaaaaaccAATGATAGTAAGAACATTAAACAAATGAGATAAAGGAAAGGAGCATGAGCTGATGGAATGAGGAAAGAAAGGACAGAGGAAGGAGGATTTGATTTGTGGTGAAAGGAAACTAAAGTcatataatgtgattttaaaAAGGTGAAAGCTTCAGAGCTTCAGGGCAGACGATCACTTCATAATTCAGGAATAAAATTTTACAAAAACTGACACCTCCTTTAATGTTTAGCAGAATGAGCTAAAATGTCcccattttttatatttttttcagttaataGAGAATCTCACTTTGCAAGGGTGAAAAACATGGAAATCAATGATTCCAGAGGTGAAACAGCTGTTTTA contains:
- the lipib gene encoding lipase member H, which encodes MLSRKLLALLGLLVLCKGQQESETGESCDNFTDLDLTHCFVGTSLYVRLLLYTRSNLDCGRELNHHHLSSQPLFSLSRPTAFVIHGYRPTGAPPIWINHIVHLLAEQEDMNIIVVDWNKGAANLNYFTAVTYTREAALNLTGFIMMMEAEGASLSSVHLIGVSLGAHLAGFVGANLKGKIGRITGLDPAGPMFTRATPEERLDPSDAMFVDVLHTDMNSFGLRGAHGHIDFYANGGADQPGCPKTIFSGKSYFVCDHQRSVFLFLCALNRTCTLTGYPCSSYSDFLDARCLQCETFKPASCPVLGYDVSPWRETLQQLGQTKVFFSTTGALPYKKLMYRVDMVTWNQYLRWGVVYIRLHSGRNVTEARIDHKLLRFEQYTSTRLLAQFDEDLQHIQKISLRINTGNVIGPRYKIRLLRIRFTPLELPERPLMCRFDIIMEENIEVAFRPLPCGSRL